The genomic segment CTGTTTTGGTACGTGCAAGACAAAGTACGAAATAAAAGCGAGATAGGAGAGCGCGTCCCGCAAGAAGCCTATCAAATCCTCGGAAACACAGGTCCCCTCTTACTCGTGATACCAGAAAGTCGTCTTGTGGTAGTACGTATGTATAATAAACGGTACAACTTTGGTGGAGACAATTATCTTCATTATCTTCGTGAGTTTAGTAATCTAGCCTCGGACACATTTTCAATGAATGGTTAAAGAGCATCCTCTACAAGGATTCAACGATTTCTCAGAGGTAAGGATATCATTCGATTTTGTAAATGAAATAAGGTCATCGAAACGTTTTCCTGTTTCGATGACCTTTCCTATGATTAATGTAATCAAACGATTTAGTCTCTAGAGATACTAAAAATAAATCGATTCAATTCACCACGGTAACTTCGCATTTTTTATCTGATTCTCCCACAACCCCCGTATCTCTTCGAGGACACCCATCGACAACTCACCTTCGGATGCAGATAGGTTGTGCTGCAATTGTTTACTGTTTTTAGCTCCAGGTATCGTCGTCGATACCTCTTCGTACGAAAGAATATATTGTAATGCCGCTTGCACCATCGACGGGTCTTGACCGAGGATACTGCGAACATTTTCAACTAACGCAGCTCTTTTCTCGATGTCTTCATCGCTCCAGCGATCCCGAATTCCACTGAATATACTGTGTCGATCATACTTTCCCGTTAACCAACCCGAATCCAGCGGAATCTTAGCAATGATTCCGACTCCTTGTTGATGGGCTGATTTCATCGCCATTGCAGGTTCCTGATGAAACATATTGAACATCACTTCAATGACCTGGCTGTTTGTACGATGCAAGAGTTCTTTCACTTCTTTTCCCGTATCGACCGAAGCACCGAAGGCCCGAATTTTACCTTCCGTTTTTAATCGTTCGAGTAATTCAAACTGTGGAGATTCACTCGTCAATGTCGCAAACGAAGGGTTATGCAGTAAAAGACAATCCAGATAGTCTGTTTGTAATCGACGTAGGCTGTTTTCGACTGATAACAAGAGCTGTTTCGGTTCAAAATTTTGCTCTCCATTTGAATGATGCCCGCATTTACTGCTAATCACGATTTGATCCCGTTTTCCTTTGACTGCTTTCCCAATCAATTCTTCGCTTTTTCCAGCTCCATAATTAGGTGCCGTATCAAAAAAGGTACACTCTTCATCGATTGCTTGCTCGACTAACCGTACCGCATCCGAGTCGGCCATTTCACCCCAATCTTTTTCATTGCCTAACTGCCATGCACCAAAACCAATTTCCGAGACTTCGATTCCGGTATTTCCTAATAATCGTGTTTTCATGGTTCTTCTCACCCTTCCTCTTCTTATGATTGTCATCAGTAAATTTCCTTGGTCTATTACTTCCATGCATCAGATAATAAAAGACGGTCATCTATGACCGTCTTTTATCATTCATTCAGTAAAGTTCAATCGTCACATCGTCATACCCGTTTGTTTTAAGGAAAGAGGTTAATAGTTTTTTGATTCGTTCATCTGCTTCTTTCAAAAAACCCTGCTCGATTTTTTCCTCTTCAATTTTTCTTTTTTCTTTATTAATGTCATCGAAAATCTGCTGGGATTGATAGTCAGAAAAAATATTCCCTTTGACATCCGTTACCTTGGCTGTATCTGTATCCGCTACATTATCAAGAATCGTCGCATTCGGAACCTTAACGTATAATTGCTTTGCTGTTTCGTCATAAGAGATCTGTAATTTCGAAAGGTCCGTTCCCGCTTTTAAATAACCATCATATTCAATTAGTTTGATTGCCTCTGCTAGCTTCATGTCGGTGAACGGTACCTTTTTACTGCTTCGACTGACTATGACCTTGCTGTATTCATATTTCAAAGTAGTCCATTCCGATAATTCTACTAACCGTTCTTTTACAAGAGCAGTGTCAGAGCTTTTAGTCGTAGAAAAGAGAGAAGGTTTGAAATAGAAAACGGCTCCCGCACCAATCACTCCGAGAATTAATAAAACAACAAACATATTCATGATTAGTTTCTTCATCTGTAAAATCTCCTTAAGTCTGTATCATTACACTCCTGGCATAGAGAATATGTCAAAATTTCGTTAAAAAGAGGTGAAGTAATCAATATCAATCACCTCACCTCTTGAGTTTATACTTCTTGATACTGACTGGATTCCATCGCTCGTTTACATACCGCATAACACTCTTCGATATGTGCATTTCCCAAGTATTTCATCGCCCCAAAGCTGATTCCGGCCGAGACAGCCTGACCCACAAAAGGAACGTACTTCGTGACTTGTTTGATTGCCATTTTAGCTCCCATTTTTTTCAGTAACTGCGCCACTACTGTTTTTGTAATGTACTTACCCACTAGTTCACTACCGACTGAAGAAATGATAATCGCAAGTCTTCCTTTTATTTCAGAATCGAGCTGATCAATCTGCTCAGGGGATAGTCCAAACTTTCGGTTAATCGCAGGAAGAAGCTCCATCATGATGACAACATCCGCTCCGACATCTGCCCCGGGAATCGGCACGACCGCTGCGGCGGCTGAAGCCGATGCTCGTTTATTCACCATTGCGTTACACTCTGCTTTAATACGATCTAACTCTGAAATAGAAATAGGTAACATGTTATTTCCCCCGGTCCTTAAATTAATTTCTATACTAATAAAAGATAGAATTTCATAATAAGTATCGGTTTCATTCCTTAATTTTACAACGGTTTTTTATTATTTACTGTCAATAGTGATTTATTCGTAATACCTCAAACCTTACGAACATAATGCTTATAAAAAAGATTACTTACTAACTACTATGTAACAGTCGCTGCTCATTTTTTTATTCAGAGGTATCATACTGATGTATCTTTCCGCTCATTCACTGCCGTTTCTAAAACGTACTCTTTTAAATTTTCCTTCTTTGTTTCAATAATGACTACATACTACATACATAAGAAAGACCATCTGAAACGCTTCTTAACGTTTGAAATGGTCTTTCTTATCAACTCTATTCACTTATGATACGGTTCTCCGTATCGCATCTAAATGAGGTTTTAGTTGAATTAATTGCCAGTTTTCACAATAAAACTTTGCAATTAATATTTTGACTTCTTTATAAATCATTTTGTCTTGTAGAAACTAATATACTCAGACCACGCCCTTGTCCATAATTCCATATTTCAGCTTACGGATATGTATTTTTTGGAAAATGAAAAACTCTTTCTTTCAATAGTTCAATAGCAACTATGGCCATTTGCCTTAGTTTCCTGTCACATATACTTTTTTATATTTAGTTGTAGTACTACAATCAGAACTAAAGAAAAACAAAGGAACTCTACATAATTTTTTCAAGGAGAAATATCATGGTAGATCAACTTAATGAATTTAATTGTAATAGCCAATTCTAATGTTATTATGTGTATTTTCATCAAGATGCTATTATAAACGTCAAAATACATCTAGCTTTTCAAAAACAATTAGTTATTGTATCATTAAAGAACAACAATTAAAAGGAGG from the Exiguobacterium oxidotolerans JCM 12280 genome contains:
- a CDS encoding DUF4230 domain-containing protein, with amino-acid sequence MKKLIMNMFVVLLILGVIGAGAVFYFKPSLFSTTKSSDTALVKERLVELSEWTTLKYEYSKVIVSRSSKKVPFTDMKLAEAIKLIEYDGYLKAGTDLSKLQISYDETAKQLYVKVPNATILDNVADTDTAKVTDVKGNIFSDYQSQQIFDDINKEKRKIEEEKIEQGFLKEADERIKKLLTSFLKTNGYDDVTIELY
- a CDS encoding aldo/keto reductase; protein product: MKTRLLGNTGIEVSEIGFGAWQLGNEKDWGEMADSDAVRLVEQAIDEECTFFDTAPNYGAGKSEELIGKAVKGKRDQIVISSKCGHHSNGEQNFEPKQLLLSVENSLRRLQTDYLDCLLLHNPSFATLTSESPQFELLERLKTEGKIRAFGASVDTGKEVKELLHRTNSQVIEVMFNMFHQEPAMAMKSAHQQGVGIIAKIPLDSGWLTGKYDRHSIFSGIRDRWSDEDIEKRAALVENVRSILGQDPSMVQAALQYILSYEEVSTTIPGAKNSKQLQHNLSASEGELSMGVLEEIRGLWENQIKNAKLPW